From one Silurus meridionalis isolate SWU-2019-XX chromosome 23, ASM1480568v1, whole genome shotgun sequence genomic stretch:
- the LOC124377453 gene encoding uncharacterized protein LOC124377453: MQHTVWPSEALRREERRAEARLAHKFQSLDEVKRYHLNILTREQHALHRHLITLKTGNQWRGLNPVGSRTSDQDPGHSAVSYNKTRLPIIQAPNKHRSGKPQSICSLQARVQDFLNNGENRADNATVPVCLPDLKSQPRSMLPPATTERENKKEDRDRQNKKHRAGGREGRRTAVEEQGFRSDDSQKEKDQIERKEEMNATISYSSPLSPLTDLHGPDGQLRMVHTLPNFVQALAEARKARYIRHRGQPLCDRELSIREIFSNNSKDTHIAH; the protein is encoded by the exons ATGCAGCATACAGTGTGGCCAAGCGAGGCCctgaggagagaggagagaagggcTGAAGCCAGGCTGGCTCATAAGTTCCAAAGTCTTGATGAGGTCAAACGCTATCATCTGAACATTCTGACTCGAGAGCAGCATGCACTACACCGTCATCTCATCACTCTTAAGACAG GGAACCAGTGGAGAGGCTTAAACCCTGTGGGATCCCGAACCTCTGATCAGGATCCTGGGCACTCTGCTGTGTCCTATAACAAGACTCGATTACCCATAATCCAGGCACCTAACAAGCATAG GTCTGGAAAGCCGCAGTCCATCTGTTCTCTGCAGGCTCGTGTTCAGGACTTTCTCAATAATGGTGAAAACAGGGCTGATAACGCTACAGTGCCTGTATGTCTGCCAGACCTCAAATCACAGCCCCGAAGCATGCTTCCTCCAGccactacagagagagagaacaagaaggAAGATAGAGATAGACAGAATAAGAAACACAGGgctggagggagggagggacgAAGGACAGCAGTGGAAGAACAAGGATTTCGTTCAGATGAtagtcaaaaagaaaaagatcagatagaaagaaaagaagaaatgaatgCAACAATATCCtactcttctcctctttctccactCACTGACCTCCACGGACCTGATGGTCAGTTAAGGATGGTTCACACTCTGCCTAATTTTGTTCAGGCACTCGCGGAGGCACGCAAAGCCCGATACATACGCCACAGAGGACAGCCTTTGTGTGACAGAGAGTTGAGCATCAGAGAGATATTCTCAAATAACTCCAAAGACACACATAttgctcactaa
- the echdc2 gene encoding enoyl-CoA hydratase domain-containing protein 2, mitochondrial isoform X2, with protein sequence MTVFRRFAAGVCWLNRKVPGFDLTEGISIYQGNKCFSRAFSAVPNPEVDLSRLEGIVEILMQRERARNSLGRVFVAQMRELVSGLHHDASVRVVIFRSLVPGVFCAGADLKERAQMSNSEAEHFVHGLRSLMNEIAVLPMPTIAALDGFALGGGLELALACDLRTAAYTAQVGLIETTRGLLPGAGGSQRLPRAVGFAVAKELIFTGRRVGGEQALQLGLVNRAVPQNQSGDAAHKEALSLAQEILPQAPLAVRMAKEAINRGIEVDIASGMAIEGMCYARVIPTRDRQEGMAAFIEKRQPIYTGE encoded by the exons ATGACCGTGTTCCGGAGGTTTGCTGCAGGAGTTTGTTGGTTAAACCGAAAAGTACCTGGGTTTGACCTAACTGAGGGCATTAGTATATATCAGGGGAATAAATGCTTTTCTCGAGCTTTTAGCGCGGTACCGAACCCTGAAGTGGACTTGAGTCGCCTGGAAG gcatTGTAGAGATTCTGATGCAACGTGAACGGGCCCGTAACTCTCTGGGTCGTGTGTTTGTGGCTCAG ATGCGAGAGTTGGTGTCGGGTCTGCACCATGATGCATCGGTGCGAGTGGTGATCTTTAGGAGTCTGGTGCCTGGAGTCTTTTGTGCAG GGGCTGATCTAAAGGAGAGAGCACAGATGAGCAACTCTGAGGCTGAACATTTCGTTCATGGACTCCGTTCACTAATGAATGAGATAG CGGTGTTGCCCATGCCAACCATCGCTGCATTGGATGGATTTGCTCTAGGGGGTGGGTTGGAGCTGGCGCTGGCATGTGACCTCCGTACAGCAG CATACACTGCTCAGGTGGGCCTGATTGAGACCACACGAGGACTGCTTCCAGGGGCGG GGGGCAGTCAGCGATTGCCACGGGCAGTTGGATTTGCTGTTGCAAAGGAGCTGATTTTCACTGGGCGGCGTGTAGGGGGGGAGCAGGCGCTACAACTGGGATTAGTAAACCGTGCCGTCCCACAAAATCAGAGCGGAGATGCAGCTCATAAAGAGGCTCTGAGCCTGGCACAGGAAATCCTCCCTCAG GCTCCTTTGGCAGTGCGGATGGCCAAGGAAGCCATTAACCGAGGGATAGAGGTGGACATCGCTTCAGGAATGGCCATAGAAGGGATGTGTTATGCCCGG GTTATTCCAACACGAGACAGGCAAGAGGGAATGGCAGCTTTTATAGAGAAAAGGCAGCCCATATACACTGGAGAATAA
- the echdc2 gene encoding enoyl-CoA hydratase domain-containing protein 2, mitochondrial isoform X1, with amino-acid sequence MTVFRRFAAGVCWLNRKVPGFDLTEGISIYQGNKCFSRAFSAVPNPEVDLSRLEGKDHGIVEILMQRERARNSLGRVFVAQMRELVSGLHHDASVRVVIFRSLVPGVFCAGADLKERAQMSNSEAEHFVHGLRSLMNEIAVLPMPTIAALDGFALGGGLELALACDLRTAAYTAQVGLIETTRGLLPGAGGSQRLPRAVGFAVAKELIFTGRRVGGEQALQLGLVNRAVPQNQSGDAAHKEALSLAQEILPQAPLAVRMAKEAINRGIEVDIASGMAIEGMCYARVIPTRDRQEGMAAFIEKRQPIYTGE; translated from the exons ATGACCGTGTTCCGGAGGTTTGCTGCAGGAGTTTGTTGGTTAAACCGAAAAGTACCTGGGTTTGACCTAACTGAGGGCATTAGTATATATCAGGGGAATAAATGCTTTTCTCGAGCTTTTAGCGCGGTACCGAACCCTGAAGTGGACTTGAGTCGCCTGGAAGGTAAAGATCATG gcatTGTAGAGATTCTGATGCAACGTGAACGGGCCCGTAACTCTCTGGGTCGTGTGTTTGTGGCTCAG ATGCGAGAGTTGGTGTCGGGTCTGCACCATGATGCATCGGTGCGAGTGGTGATCTTTAGGAGTCTGGTGCCTGGAGTCTTTTGTGCAG GGGCTGATCTAAAGGAGAGAGCACAGATGAGCAACTCTGAGGCTGAACATTTCGTTCATGGACTCCGTTCACTAATGAATGAGATAG CGGTGTTGCCCATGCCAACCATCGCTGCATTGGATGGATTTGCTCTAGGGGGTGGGTTGGAGCTGGCGCTGGCATGTGACCTCCGTACAGCAG CATACACTGCTCAGGTGGGCCTGATTGAGACCACACGAGGACTGCTTCCAGGGGCGG GGGGCAGTCAGCGATTGCCACGGGCAGTTGGATTTGCTGTTGCAAAGGAGCTGATTTTCACTGGGCGGCGTGTAGGGGGGGAGCAGGCGCTACAACTGGGATTAGTAAACCGTGCCGTCCCACAAAATCAGAGCGGAGATGCAGCTCATAAAGAGGCTCTGAGCCTGGCACAGGAAATCCTCCCTCAG GCTCCTTTGGCAGTGCGGATGGCCAAGGAAGCCATTAACCGAGGGATAGAGGTGGACATCGCTTCAGGAATGGCCATAGAAGGGATGTGTTATGCCCGG GTTATTCCAACACGAGACAGGCAAGAGGGAATGGCAGCTTTTATAGAGAAAAGGCAGCCCATATACACTGGAGAATAA
- the LOC124377133 gene encoding cytochrome c oxidase assembly factor 7, translating into MAGLINFEDEKEVKEFLDNLGVEYRYQCYKEKDPEGCQRLADYLEGVKKNYTQAAQVLKHNCETYNHSESCYKLGAYHITGKGGVAQCLKSGYSCFLKACNTNGKKSVDACHNVGLLAHDGRALEAGPDPVTARLYYKKACKGGFAPSCFNLSALYIQGSAEVDKDMPKALKYAARACELGHVWGCSNASRMYKLGDGTKKDDEMADKLKNRAKELHGQQKEQQLKFGE; encoded by the exons ATGGCAGGACTGATTAATTTTGAGGACGAGAAAGAAGTGAAGGAGTTCTTGGACAACTTGGGAGTGGAGTACAGATACCAGTGCTACAAGGAGAAAGACCCTGAAG GTTGTCAAAGGTTGGCAGATTACCTGGAGGGGGTGAAGAAGAACTATACCCAGGCTGCTCAGGTTCTTAAGCACAACTGTGAGACTTACAATCATTCTGAGAGCTGCTACAAGCTTGGAGCCTACCATATCACAGGCAAAG GTGGTGTGGCTCAGTGTTTAAAGAGTGGCTACTCTTGCTTTCTCAAGGCATGCAATACCAATGGAAAAAAGTCAGTGGATGCATGCCACAATGTCGGTTTGCTCGCCCATGACGGCCGAGCCTTAGAGGCTGGTCCGGACCCTGTGACGGCTCGTCTCTACTATAAGAAAGCCTGTAAAGGAGGGTTTGCTCCTAGCTGTTTTAATTTGAGTGCCCTGTACATCCAAGGCTCAGCAGAAGTGGACAAAGACATGCCCAAGGCCCTGAAGTATGCCGCACGAGCCTGCGAGCTGGGCCACGTTTGGGGCTGCTCCAATGCCAGCCGCATGTACAAACTCGGTGATGGCACCAAGAAGGACGATGAGATGGCAGACAAGCTGAAGAACAGAGCAAAGGAACTTCACGGACAACAGAAAGAGCAGCAGCTGAAATTTGGCGAGTGA
- the zyg11 gene encoding LOW QUALITY PROTEIN: protein zyg-11 homolog (The sequence of the model RefSeq protein was modified relative to this genomic sequence to represent the inferred CDS: inserted 1 base in 1 codon) has product MDEASPASLTDMCLSLVSSRLDRFCVKQGDGSLCLRDLVVFPQELADQLLCNMATEGLLNDSTVGIFRNSRQLRLRRACIRTARISAEAFERALCLHRLLELDASHVNADLTITDILCCLSASKAARESLQRLVLNGLSMSSLEESSGRCFSSLQGLRALSVSNVDFYDSGLVDVCSLPRLESLDISNTSVTNLTPLLTCKDRLRYLTMHQLKRLEMSSKQLLAVISQLEGLQHLDISDDKQFMSDIAWQLLKTPGILPALVSLDLSGRKQVADAAVRSFVDERPGMTFVGLLATNAGFSEFLSGEGTLKVTGEANETQICEALRRYTEREGFVREALFHLFNLTYVMEKARPDILKLVALGMKNHPSTLNVQLAASACVFNLTKQDLANGMPVRLLGEVTQLLLEAMKXLPNHQQLQKNCLLSLCSDRILQEVPFNRFEAAKLVMQWLCNHEDQNMQRMAVAIISILAAKLSTEQTAQLGAELYIVKQLLHIVRQKTSQGTVDATLKFTLSALWNLTDESPTTCRHFIENQGLELFISVLESFPSESSIQQKVLGLLNNIAEVGELHAELMVQSFLDHIRSLLHSPEVEVSYFAAGILAHLTSRGETVWTLDLSLRTTLLEQLHSAILKWPTPECEMVAYRSFNPFFPLLECFQTPGVQLWAAWAMQHVCSKNAARYCSMLLEEGGLQHLEAVSSHPETHCDVRRLSESILDSLHRHRARTGYTRATQAHTHRERDVP; this is encoded by the exons ATG GATGAGGCATCCCCAGCGTCACTGACCGACATGTGCCTGTCACTGGTGAGCTCCAGACTGGATCGGTTCTGCGTGAAGCAGGGCGACGGCTCGCTTTGTCTCCGTGATCTTGTGGTCTTCCCTCAGGAGTTGGCTGACCAGCTGCTCTGCAATATGGCCACAGAGG GGCTGCTGAACGACAGTACGGTGGGGATTTTCCGTAACAGCCGGCAGCTCCGGTTGCGTCGCGCCTGCATCCGTACCGCTCGCATCTCAGCAGAGGCGTTCGAGCGCGCCCTGTGCCTGCACCGCCTGCTGGAGCTCGACGCCTCGCATGTCAACGCAGACCTCACCATCACTGATATCCTGTGCTGCCTGTCGGCTAGCAAGGCCGCACGCGAGAGCCTGCAGCGCCTCGTGCTCAACGGCCTGAGCATGTCCTCGCTGGAGGAGTCGAGCGGCCGATGCTTCAGCTCGTTGCAGGGCCTCCGAGCGCTCAGTGTGTCCAACGTGGACTTCTATGACTCAGGGCTGGTTGATGTGTGCTCACTGCCCCGTCTGGAAAGCCTGGACATCTCGAACACATCAGTAACCAACCTGACCCCTCTGCTGACCTGCAAGGACAGGCTGCGCTACCTCACCATGCACCAGCTCAAACGGCTGGAGATGAGCTCGAAACAACTACTGGCCGTAATCAGCCAG ctGGAGGGTCTGCAGCATTTGGACATCTCGGATGACAAGCAGTTCATGTCAGATATAGCCTGGCAGCTTCTGAAAACACCGGGcatcctgcctgctctggtGTCTCTGGACCTCTCGGGGCGAAAGCAGGTGGCAGACGCGGCCGTCCGGTCTTTTGTCGATGAGCGGCCAGGAATGACATTTGTTGGCCTGCTCGCTACGAACGCCGGCTTCTCCGAGTTTCTGTCCGGAGAGGGAACCTTAAAG GTGACCGGGGAGGCCAATGAGACTCAGATCTGCGAGGCTCTGAGGCGCTACACTGAGAGGGAGGGCTTTGTCAGGGAGGCGCTCTTCCATCTTTTCAATCTCACATACGTGATGGAGAAAGCACGTCCCGACATTCTCAAA CTGGTAGCTTTAGGCATGAAGAACCACCCCTCTACTCTGAACGTGCAGTTGGCAGCCAGCGCTTGTGTCTTCAACCTCACCAAGCAGGACCTAGCAAACGGGATGCCTGTACGTCTCTTAGGTGAAGTCACACAGCTGCTGCTTGAGGCCATGA ACCTTCCCAATCACCAACAG TTGCAGAAGAACTGCCTGCTGTCTCTGTGTAGTGACCGTATTCTGCAGGAAGTTCCCTTCAATAG GTTTGAAGCTGCTAAACTGGTCATGCAGTGGCTATGTAATCATGAAGATCAAAATATGCAGAGGATGGCAGTGGCAATCATATCCATCTTGGCTGCTAAG ctgTCTACTGAGCAAACAGCACAGTTGGGAGCAGAGCTATATATAGTCAAG CAACTCCTGCACATTGTGCGCCAAAAGACGTCTCAGGGCACAGTGGATGCCACACTAAAGTTCACACTCAGTGCCCTGTGGAACTTAACAGACGAGTCACCTACTACCTGCAGGCATTTTATTGAAAACCAGGGCTTAGAGCTTTTCATCAGCGTGctagag tcttTCCCTTCAGAGTCTTCCATTCAGCAGAAGGTTCTTGGTTTACTG AACAACATAGCCGAAGTGGGCGAGCTGCATGCAGAGCTGATGGTACAAAGCTTTCTGGATCACATCAGGTCTCTGTTGCACAGTCCTGAAGTGGAAGTCAGCTACTTTGCAGCGGGGATCCTGGCTCACCTCACTTCACGGGGCGAGACAGTGTGGACTCTTGACCTGTCCCTCAGGACCACACTGCTGGAGCAGCTG CACTCAGCAATCCTAAAATGGCCCACGCCTGAATGTGAAATGGTGGCCTACAG atCATTTAACCCTTTCTTCCCCTTGCTGGAGTGCTTCCAGACTCCTGGGGTTCAGCTGTGGGCAGCCTGGGCCATGCAGCATGTGTGCAGCAAGAATG ctgcacGCTACTGTAGCATGCTCTTAGAAGAAGGAGGCCTGCAGCATCTGGAGGCAGTAAGTTCACATCCTGAGACTCACTGCGACGTGAGACGATTGTCCGAGAGCATTCTGGACAGCCTTCATCGCCACCGAGCGCGTACAGGCTACACAAGAGCTacgcaagcacacacacaccgag agaGAGACGTTCCATGA